The following are encoded in a window of Limibacter armeniacum genomic DNA:
- a CDS encoding DUF4199 domain-containing protein — MSDNKIEWKHGLLMAFCLICYFLGMKWAGFFERMELRIFNFIIHLIYVLKAVREYRKKYPEHFNYFNGFIVGILTTAIGVLCFAFFLFIYFNLQPDDMSQLREKASHGSYLTPLSLSIIIVMEGLGTGIVISYIVMRYVGRLKKRKVLVTK, encoded by the coding sequence ATGTCAGACAACAAAATTGAATGGAAGCATGGCCTGCTGATGGCTTTCTGCTTGATTTGCTATTTCCTTGGAATGAAATGGGCGGGATTTTTTGAAAGAATGGAACTCCGCATCTTTAACTTTATCATTCACCTGATATATGTACTAAAAGCAGTACGAGAATACCGAAAAAAATATCCTGAACACTTTAATTATTTCAATGGCTTTATTGTAGGCATTCTTACCACAGCCATAGGCGTGTTATGTTTTGCTTTTTTCCTGTTCATTTATTTTAACTTGCAGCCTGACGACATGTCACAGCTAAGAGAAAAAGCCTCTCACGGAAGTTACCTGACTCCCCTTTCACTTTCAATTATCATCGTAATGGAAGGGCTTGGCACAGGTATAGTCATTTCCTACATCGTGATGAGGTATGTAGGAAGATTAAAGAAACGAAAAGTACTTGTAACAAAATGA
- a CDS encoding thymidine phosphorylase, whose amino-acid sequence MRVVDIIQKKRDKQPLSDAEIRFLLENYLSGDVPDYQLSAFLMAVYFNGMNDEELFEFTDVMMNSGDLIDFAGINRFLIDKHSTGGVGDKTSIALAPLLSAFGIGTAKLSGKGLGHTGGTIDKFESIAGFSFPQTREELVNVVNSTGIGIMGYSDSIVPLDKQLYALRDVTGTVPSIPLIASSIMSKKLAVHADGIILDVKVGNGAFMKDIDQAKKLADTMLRIGKRFDRNIMVVLSNMDQPLGNAVGNSLEVIEAIETLKGLGPEDFTELVVTLAGIALLMKKDVKTLEEGIEKANDMINSDVVLDNLKAFIKACGGDEKIVNDYTRLPIGRETREVVSMKEGYIHRIMAEDIGKAAMILGAGRATKDDVIDHGVGVVLRKKVGDTVQTGESLATIYYNDMEHVDSANKMILGAYKVEPHETSTPLVIKEILK is encoded by the coding sequence ATGAGAGTTGTAGATATAATTCAAAAGAAAAGAGATAAGCAACCACTTTCAGATGCTGAAATCAGGTTCTTGCTCGAAAACTATTTGTCAGGAGATGTTCCTGATTACCAGCTGTCAGCATTTCTGATGGCAGTGTATTTCAATGGGATGAATGATGAAGAGTTATTTGAATTCACTGATGTTATGATGAATTCGGGTGACTTGATTGATTTTGCTGGCATTAACAGGTTCCTGATTGACAAGCATAGCACAGGTGGTGTGGGAGATAAGACCAGTATTGCCTTGGCTCCTCTACTTTCTGCTTTTGGTATTGGAACGGCAAAACTGTCAGGTAAAGGCTTGGGGCACACAGGTGGTACAATTGATAAGTTTGAGTCCATTGCTGGCTTTAGCTTTCCTCAAACAAGAGAAGAGTTGGTAAATGTAGTCAACAGTACAGGAATCGGAATCATGGGCTATTCAGATTCAATCGTGCCATTGGATAAGCAGCTGTATGCTTTACGCGATGTTACAGGTACGGTACCAAGTATTCCGTTGATAGCCAGCAGTATTATGAGTAAGAAGCTGGCAGTACACGCTGACGGCATTATACTGGACGTAAAGGTGGGAAATGGCGCCTTTATGAAAGACATTGATCAGGCAAAGAAACTGGCGGATACCATGCTGAGAATTGGCAAGCGATTCGACCGGAATATTATGGTAGTGCTTTCCAATATGGATCAGCCATTAGGGAATGCTGTTGGGAATAGTCTGGAAGTGATTGAGGCGATTGAAACATTGAAAGGATTGGGTCCTGAAGATTTCACTGAACTGGTAGTGACTTTGGCGGGTATTGCCCTTTTGATGAAGAAAGATGTTAAGACCTTGGAAGAAGGGATTGAAAAAGCCAACGACATGATCAATTCAGATGTGGTTTTGGACAATCTAAAAGCTTTTATCAAGGCATGCGGCGGTGATGAGAAGATCGTCAATGACTATACTAGGTTGCCGATCGGAAGGGAGACTAGAGAAGTAGTGAGCATGAAAGAAGGGTATATACACCGAATCATGGCAGAAGATATTGGTAAGGCTGCGATGATTTTAGGTGCAGGGCGAGCTACAAAAGATGATGTCATTGATCATGGAGTGGGAGTTGTTTTGAGAAAGAAAGTTGGTGATACAGTGCAGACAGGAGAGTCTTTGGCTACAATCTATTACAATGATATGGAACATGTAGATAGCGCTAACAAGATGATACTTGGAGCTTACAAAGTGGAACCACATGAGACCTCTACGCCACTTGTGATAAAAGAGATTTTGAAATAG
- a CDS encoding alpha-ketoacid dehydrogenase subunit alpha/beta translates to MIYTPTFVKEEVLNDLRIALESRHASYMGRKEVFMGKAKFGIFGDGKEVAQIAMAKAFKNGDFRSGYYRDQTFMFAIGELTLEAFFAQLYAHTDVEADPSSAGRCMNSHFSTRSLNEDGSWKNLMEQKNSSSDISPTAGQMPRLVGLAYASKLYRENKDLHQFTQFSNKGNEIAFGTIGNASSAEGLFFESINAAGVLKVPMLMSVWDDGYGISVPNSYQMTKDNVSEVLKGFQREEGSNGYEIIRARGWNYTELIQAYLTAEKVCRDEHVPVLLHVQEVTQPQGHSTSGSHERYKTKERLEWEAAHDCVLQFKKWVIEEGFATEEEIESIEKAAIDRVKQARKNAWDAFVKSMKAEHNEALDLLKRVAKSMPEKAVLVSLANELEKTLNPIRMDAVKAVRKALRELRFDNAPIKSELQNWLTKSLEENKERFSSYLYSESEESAMNIEAITPEYDDNSPMVDGREVMQACFDDILSRDPRVFAIGEDVGRIGDVNQGFAGLQEKHGELRVTDTGIREATIIGQGIGAALRGLRPITEIQYLDYIYYAVQTLADDLACLQYRTKGGQKAPLIIRTRGHRLEGVWHSGSPIGMLLNSLRGIYVLVPRNMTKAAGFYNTMLKSDDPALIIECLNGYRLKEKMPKNIGEITTPLGQPEVIREGSDITVVTYGSMCRIVMDAAEQLSKVGINIEVIDVQSLIPFDIDHSIVESIKKTNRVIFADEDVPGGATAFMMQKVVDEQDAYRWLDSKPVCIAAKEHRPAYASDGDYFSKPNAEDIFDAAYELMSESDPKTFPALY, encoded by the coding sequence ATGATATATACGCCAACTTTCGTAAAGGAAGAGGTTCTCAATGATCTGCGTATTGCTTTGGAGAGCCGCCACGCAAGCTACATGGGTAGAAAGGAAGTGTTCATGGGAAAAGCCAAGTTTGGCATTTTCGGTGACGGTAAAGAAGTAGCTCAAATTGCAATGGCAAAAGCCTTTAAGAACGGTGATTTCAGGTCAGGCTACTACAGGGATCAGACTTTCATGTTTGCCATTGGTGAGCTTACACTTGAAGCGTTCTTCGCTCAACTGTATGCCCATACTGATGTAGAAGCAGATCCTTCGAGTGCTGGACGTTGTATGAACTCTCACTTCTCTACGCGAAGTCTCAACGAGGATGGTTCTTGGAAAAACCTGATGGAGCAGAAAAACTCCAGCTCAGACATCTCTCCTACTGCTGGACAGATGCCAAGACTGGTAGGTTTGGCTTATGCTTCAAAACTATATAGAGAAAATAAAGATCTGCACCAATTTACGCAGTTCTCAAATAAAGGTAATGAAATTGCATTCGGTACGATTGGTAACGCATCTTCTGCTGAAGGACTTTTCTTTGAGTCTATCAATGCAGCAGGTGTACTGAAAGTTCCTATGCTAATGTCAGTTTGGGATGATGGCTACGGTATTTCTGTACCAAACAGCTACCAAATGACTAAAGACAATGTCTCTGAGGTATTGAAAGGTTTCCAAAGAGAAGAAGGTAGCAATGGTTACGAGATTATCCGTGCTAGAGGTTGGAACTACACAGAGCTGATTCAGGCATATCTTACTGCTGAGAAAGTATGTCGTGACGAACATGTACCAGTACTGTTGCACGTACAGGAAGTAACACAACCTCAAGGTCACTCTACTTCTGGATCTCACGAGCGCTACAAGACAAAAGAGCGTTTGGAATGGGAAGCAGCACACGATTGTGTACTTCAGTTTAAGAAGTGGGTGATTGAAGAAGGCTTCGCTACTGAAGAAGAGATTGAAAGCATCGAAAAAGCGGCCATTGATCGTGTGAAACAAGCTCGTAAGAATGCTTGGGATGCATTTGTAAAATCAATGAAAGCTGAGCATAACGAAGCACTTGACCTGCTCAAGAGAGTTGCCAAGTCTATGCCTGAGAAAGCGGTATTGGTGTCATTGGCGAATGAGTTGGAAAAAACACTCAACCCAATCAGAATGGATGCTGTAAAGGCTGTTCGTAAGGCTTTGAGAGAGCTTCGTTTTGACAATGCGCCTATCAAATCAGAATTACAGAACTGGTTGACTAAGTCCCTTGAAGAAAACAAGGAACGTTTTAGCTCTTACCTTTACAGTGAGTCTGAGGAGTCTGCCATGAATATTGAGGCAATCACTCCTGAATATGATGACAACAGCCCAATGGTAGATGGCCGTGAGGTAATGCAGGCTTGTTTTGATGACATCCTGAGCCGTGACCCACGTGTTTTTGCTATCGGTGAGGATGTTGGTAGAATCGGTGACGTAAACCAAGGATTTGCTGGACTTCAGGAAAAACATGGTGAGCTGAGAGTGACTGATACAGGTATCCGTGAAGCAACCATCATCGGACAAGGTATCGGTGCTGCACTGAGAGGCTTGAGACCTATCACAGAAATCCAGTACCTTGACTATATATACTACGCTGTACAGACATTGGCTGATGACTTGGCTTGTCTACAATACAGAACTAAAGGCGGTCAGAAAGCTCCTTTGATTATCCGTACAAGAGGACACAGACTGGAAGGTGTATGGCACTCCGGTTCACCGATCGGTATGTTGCTAAACAGCTTGAGAGGTATTTATGTATTGGTGCCAAGAAACATGACTAAAGCAGCAGGTTTCTACAACACCATGCTTAAATCTGACGATCCGGCTCTGATCATTGAATGTCTGAATGGATACAGACTGAAGGAAAAAATGCCTAAGAATATCGGAGAGATCACAACTCCTCTTGGACAGCCTGAAGTAATCCGTGAAGGATCAGATATTACAGTAGTTACTTATGGTTCAATGTGTAGAATCGTGATGGATGCAGCTGAGCAACTATCTAAAGTAGGCATCAACATTGAAGTAATTGACGTTCAGTCACTGATTCCTTTTGACATTGACCACAGCATTGTTGAGTCAATCAAGAAAACTAATCGTGTCATCTTTGCTGATGAGGACGTACCAGGTGGTGCTACTGCCTTCATGATGCAGAAAGTGGTGGATGAGCAGGATGCATACCGTTGGTTAGACTCAAAACCAGTATGTATTGCGGCTAAAGAACACCGTCCTGCATATGCTTCAGATGGAGATTACTTCTCTAAGCCAAATGCTGAGGACATCTTCGATGCAGCTTATGAACTGATGAGCGAGTCAGACCCTAAGACTTTCCCAGCACTTTACTAA
- the deoC gene encoding deoxyribose-phosphate aldolase encodes MNLNKYIDHTVLFAYATEEDVKKLCTEAKEYEFFSVCVNSGYVKLAKQELAGSQVKVCSVVGFPLGQMDTASKVFEAKQAVANGAEEIDMVINVGMLKSGKSEYVFEEIRQIKEAIGDYVLKVIIETCYLTDEEKKLACELSIKAKADFVKTSTGFGTGGATYEDVQLMLDTVAGKAKVKASGGVRDAETAKKYIDMGVQRLGTSSGIKIVKGENAGEGSY; translated from the coding sequence ATGAATTTGAATAAATATATCGACCATACTGTACTTTTTGCTTATGCTACCGAAGAAGACGTAAAGAAACTTTGTACAGAAGCCAAAGAGTATGAGTTCTTCTCTGTTTGTGTCAATTCAGGATATGTCAAATTGGCGAAACAGGAACTGGCAGGCTCTCAAGTGAAAGTTTGTTCAGTAGTAGGTTTTCCGCTAGGGCAAATGGATACTGCTTCCAAAGTATTTGAAGCCAAGCAAGCTGTTGCCAATGGAGCAGAAGAGATTGACATGGTGATCAACGTTGGGATGCTTAAATCAGGCAAGTCTGAATATGTATTTGAGGAAATCCGTCAGATCAAGGAAGCAATTGGTGACTATGTACTGAAGGTAATTATCGAGACATGTTACCTGACTGATGAGGAGAAGAAGTTGGCTTGTGAGCTTTCGATAAAAGCAAAAGCGGACTTTGTGAAAACTTCTACTGGTTTTGGTACAGGTGGTGCTACTTACGAGGATGTACAGCTGATGTTGGATACTGTAGCTGGAAAAGCGAAAGTAAAAGCTTCAGGTGGAGTAAGAGATGCTGAGACTGCCAAGAAGTATATCGATATGGGAGTACAGCGATTGGGTACCAGTAGCGGTATCAAGATCGTAAAAGGTGAAAATGCTGGGGAAGGAAGCTACTAG
- a CDS encoding phosphopentomutase codes for MSKINRIALIVLDSVGIGFAEDAADYDDLGANTLGHISVAAGLSVPNMAALGLGNIAKLKTVLPAQIPTGAYGKAKEVSKGKDTTTGHWEIAGQVLEQAFPTYPDGFPESIIKEFEQKTGRGTIGNKVASGTAIIQELGDEHVKTGSLIVYTSADSVFQIAAHEEVVPLEELYRYCQIAREMTDVGRVIARPFVGESGAYVRTSNRHDYSLQPDHTVLDDLKAAGQEVMGVGKISDIFDGKGITQSTRTKNNMEGVDATINYLKQDNKGLIFTNLVDFDMHFGHRRDVIGYRDALEEFDARLPELLAAMKEDDLMIITADHGNDPIFKGTDHTREHIPIIVAGPKVKPVDIGFRQSFKDIADTVGELLLGEKKAGSFADHIV; via the coding sequence ATGAGTAAGATCAATAGAATTGCACTAATCGTTTTGGATAGTGTAGGTATTGGGTTTGCTGAGGATGCCGCAGATTATGATGATCTTGGGGCTAATACCCTTGGGCATATTTCTGTAGCTGCAGGGCTGAGTGTGCCAAATATGGCAGCTTTAGGACTTGGAAATATTGCCAAGCTGAAAACCGTTCTTCCTGCGCAAATACCTACAGGTGCATATGGCAAGGCGAAAGAGGTATCAAAAGGAAAGGATACAACCACTGGACATTGGGAGATTGCCGGTCAGGTATTGGAGCAAGCATTCCCAACATACCCTGATGGTTTTCCTGAATCTATCATAAAGGAGTTTGAACAAAAAACAGGTAGAGGTACTATTGGTAACAAGGTTGCATCTGGAACTGCCATTATTCAGGAGTTGGGTGATGAGCATGTGAAGACAGGAAGCCTGATTGTTTATACCTCTGCGGATTCGGTGTTTCAGATTGCGGCTCACGAAGAAGTGGTGCCGTTGGAAGAACTTTACCGTTATTGTCAGATTGCCCGTGAAATGACAGATGTTGGGCGTGTAATTGCTCGACCTTTTGTGGGAGAAAGTGGTGCATATGTTCGTACTTCCAATCGTCATGACTATTCTTTACAACCTGACCACACCGTATTGGATGACCTAAAGGCGGCTGGACAGGAAGTAATGGGAGTAGGGAAAATTTCTGACATTTTTGATGGTAAGGGCATTACACAAAGTACTCGTACCAAAAACAATATGGAAGGGGTAGATGCAACCATCAATTACCTAAAACAGGATAATAAAGGGTTGATTTTTACCAATCTGGTGGATTTTGATATGCACTTTGGCCACAGAAGGGATGTGATAGGCTACCGTGATGCCTTGGAAGAATTTGATGCAAGGCTTCCAGAGCTATTGGCAGCCATGAAGGAAGATGATTTGATGATCATTACAGCAGACCATGGCAATGACCCTATATTTAAAGGAACAGACCATACGAGGGAACATATCCCGATTATTGTTGCTGGACCTAAAGTAAAGCCTGTAGATATTGGTTTCAGACAATCATTTAAGGATATAGCAGATACTGTAGGGGAGTTGCTTCTTGGTGAGAAAAAAGCAGGCAGCTTTGCCGACCATATTGTCTGA
- a CDS encoding DMT family transporter: MNWIFYTASIIIGGLLATQVSINNAIKQDLGHPLMAAITNFTVGVICLLIFTFGSGNSQYLSNFGSIGEISWWKFLGGMLGAIFVTSSVIIGPKIGLAAFFTLIIAGQLIIGMLYDHIGFLGLPEQSISIQKVIGGCLLVAGAYMMNR; the protein is encoded by the coding sequence ATGAACTGGATTTTTTATACCGCGTCCATCATCATTGGTGGATTACTGGCTACACAAGTTTCCATCAACAACGCCATCAAACAGGACTTGGGACATCCGCTAATGGCTGCTATCACCAACTTTACCGTTGGCGTAATTTGCCTGCTAATTTTCACCTTTGGCTCAGGCAACAGCCAATACCTATCTAATTTCGGAAGTATTGGTGAAATCAGTTGGTGGAAGTTTTTGGGAGGAATGCTTGGGGCAATCTTTGTTACTTCCAGTGTAATCATTGGACCAAAGATTGGGTTAGCCGCTTTCTTTACTTTGATTATTGCTGGCCAGTTGATTATCGGGATGCTCTATGACCATATCGGTTTCCTTGGCTTACCCGAACAATCTATCTCCATTCAAAAAGTTATTGGTGGATGCTTACTGGTGGCAGGCGCCTATATGATGAACAGGTAA
- a CDS encoding C1 family peptidase: MTKKELVKKIAVAAFATGLTFGAAHAQEEVKLTNNEGSEYQFNVVKSLDATAVKNQGRSGTCWSFSTLSFFETEMERMGKEKIDLSPMFVVRHTYPDKAEKYIRMHGNLNFGAGGAFHDVAYVIKNYGIVPFDVYTGLDENAKRYDHMEMDDVLKGIVDAVVKQKQPSTYWRNAVEGTLDSYVGALPEKFEYNGKEYTPESFAKEVGLNMDDYVSITSYTHHPFYNQFALEVPDNWMGLQSYNLPLDEMMQVMDNALMNGYSIAWGADVSEKGFNYRAGLAIMPEDANTLSVQGKDSKYFNDAGAQKYGEAFIHPVKEKEITQEMRQEAFDNFQTTDDHGMHIVGIAKDQKGTKYYIVKNSWGKSNYCDGYFYASEAYTKYKTMNFMVHRDAIPKELKKKLGIK; encoded by the coding sequence ATGACTAAGAAAGAACTCGTTAAAAAAATTGCTGTAGCAGCATTTGCTACAGGACTAACATTTGGGGCAGCACATGCGCAGGAAGAGGTCAAATTAACTAACAATGAGGGAAGTGAATACCAGTTTAATGTGGTAAAGTCTTTGGATGCGACAGCTGTCAAAAACCAAGGACGTTCCGGTACTTGCTGGAGCTTCTCAACGCTTTCTTTCTTCGAAACTGAAATGGAAAGAATGGGCAAAGAGAAAATCGATCTCTCTCCCATGTTCGTGGTAAGACATACCTACCCTGATAAAGCTGAAAAATATATACGCATGCACGGCAACCTGAACTTTGGTGCAGGTGGAGCCTTCCACGATGTGGCATATGTGATCAAAAATTACGGTATTGTTCCATTTGACGTATACACTGGTCTTGACGAAAATGCCAAGCGTTATGACCATATGGAAATGGATGATGTACTGAAAGGCATTGTGGATGCTGTTGTAAAGCAAAAGCAACCTTCTACCTATTGGAGAAATGCAGTTGAAGGAACACTGGACTCATACGTAGGAGCACTTCCTGAAAAATTTGAGTACAATGGCAAGGAATATACACCTGAGTCATTTGCCAAGGAAGTTGGACTGAACATGGATGACTATGTTTCGATCACTTCATATACACATCACCCTTTCTATAACCAATTTGCACTGGAAGTGCCTGACAACTGGATGGGACTGCAGTCTTACAACCTGCCACTAGACGAAATGATGCAGGTAATGGACAATGCCCTGATGAATGGTTACTCAATAGCCTGGGGTGCTGACGTTTCTGAAAAAGGATTTAACTACCGTGCAGGTTTGGCTATCATGCCTGAGGATGCCAACACATTGAGCGTTCAAGGAAAAGATAGCAAATACTTCAACGATGCTGGGGCCCAAAAATATGGCGAAGCATTTATCCACCCTGTAAAGGAAAAGGAAATCACTCAGGAGATGCGTCAGGAAGCATTTGACAACTTCCAAACTACTGATGACCATGGAATGCACATTGTGGGTATTGCCAAAGACCAAAAAGGAACTAAGTACTACATCGTGAAAAACTCTTGGGGCAAGTCAAACTACTGTGATGGCTACTTCTATGCTTCAGAAGCTTACACTAAGTACAAGACCATGAACTTTATGGTTCACAGGGATGCAATTCCTAAAGAACTGAAGAAAAAACTTGGAATCAAGTAA
- a CDS encoding ferritin, which yields MKQVKRLKTSLAKEVEEMLNNQVKMEDESSQFYLSCASWCEKEGFQQSANFLYGHAEEERGHMLKIFKYINTVGGHALAADIPPVRHSFNSLREIFENVLEHEVKVTKSINELVDYCFQHKDWGTFQFLQWFVEEQREEEDLARRVIDVFDIIGEDSPQGMWLIDQEIGRLGSADGESEEEAI from the coding sequence ATGAAACAAGTTAAGAGGTTAAAGACTTCACTAGCAAAAGAAGTAGAAGAAATGCTGAACAATCAAGTGAAGATGGAGGATGAGTCTTCTCAGTTTTACTTGTCTTGTGCATCATGGTGTGAGAAAGAAGGTTTTCAACAATCAGCCAACTTTCTTTACGGACACGCTGAAGAGGAAAGAGGTCACATGCTGAAGATCTTTAAATATATCAATACTGTTGGCGGACATGCATTGGCTGCTGATATTCCACCAGTACGTCATTCATTTAACTCGTTGAGAGAAATCTTTGAAAACGTATTGGAACACGAAGTAAAAGTAACCAAGTCGATCAATGAACTGGTAGACTACTGCTTCCAACACAAAGATTGGGGTACATTCCAGTTCCTGCAATGGTTTGTAGAAGAGCAACGTGAAGAGGAAGATTTGGCAAGAAGAGTGATTGATGTATTTGACATCATCGGAGAAGACAGCCCTCAAGGTATGTGGTTGATTGACCAAGAAATTGGAAGACTGGGATCAGCAGACGGAGAATCAGAAGAAGAAGCTATTTAA
- the deoD gene encoding purine-nucleoside phosphorylase produces MSIHIGANPGDIAEVVLMPGDPLRAKFIAENYLENPVQYNNVRGMLGFTGTYKGHRISVQGSGMGIPSIGIYAHELITEFGVRKLIRVGSCGSFQPHVKIRDIVFAMSASTDSSLNKNAFRGMDFAPTADFGMLMKAYETATEKGIKPHVGNILSSDVFYGDDPDEWKRWAKYGVLAVEMETTALYSIASKLRAKAMTILTVSDSLVTSEETTSEERQNSFTEMMEIALEVAIS; encoded by the coding sequence ATGAGTATACATATTGGAGCGAATCCTGGAGACATCGCAGAAGTTGTACTGATGCCAGGAGATCCTTTGAGAGCAAAGTTTATAGCTGAAAACTATCTTGAAAACCCAGTGCAATACAACAATGTAAGAGGCATGTTGGGTTTTACTGGAACATATAAAGGACACCGTATCTCGGTTCAAGGGTCAGGTATGGGAATTCCTTCAATTGGAATTTATGCCCACGAGCTAATTACTGAGTTTGGTGTAAGGAAACTGATTAGAGTAGGGAGCTGTGGCTCTTTCCAGCCTCATGTGAAAATTAGGGATATTGTATTTGCAATGTCAGCTTCAACGGATTCGTCACTGAACAAGAATGCATTCAGGGGAATGGACTTTGCACCAACAGCTGATTTCGGAATGCTGATGAAGGCATATGAAACGGCTACAGAAAAAGGAATTAAGCCACACGTAGGAAATATCCTTTCTTCCGATGTTTTTTATGGGGATGATCCAGATGAGTGGAAGCGTTGGGCAAAGTACGGTGTGTTGGCTGTAGAAATGGAGACAACAGCATTGTATTCAATTGCAAGCAAACTGAGAGCTAAAGCAATGACGATACTTACTGTAAGTGATAGCTTGGTGACTTCAGAGGAAACAACTTCAGAAGAGCGTCAGAACTCATTTACTGAAATGATGGAGATTGCTTTGGAAGTGGCCATTTCTTAA
- a CDS encoding nitroreductase family protein, translating into MTTDNTFIPYTPQQFSEEEMQSRVAAFRAYMDQRRSIREFSDKPIPDAIIRDIIMAASTAPSGAHKQPWTYCVVTDPEIKKQIRKAAEEEEYESYHNRMSDQWLKDLEPLGTDWHKPFLEVAPCLIIIFKRVYELDQDGKKRNNYYVNESVGLSAGMLLTAIHQAGLVSLTHTPSPMNFLQKILDRPENERPYLLIPVGYPSAGVTVPDLTRKQEDEVIVYY; encoded by the coding sequence ATGACTACTGACAACACATTCATTCCTTATACCCCTCAGCAGTTTAGTGAAGAGGAGATGCAAAGCCGTGTAGCGGCATTTAGAGCGTATATGGATCAACGGAGAAGTATCCGTGAATTTTCTGACAAGCCTATCCCTGATGCTATCATCAGAGATATTATCATGGCAGCATCAACGGCTCCTTCAGGTGCTCACAAACAACCTTGGACTTATTGTGTGGTGACTGACCCTGAAATTAAAAAGCAAATCAGGAAAGCTGCTGAAGAAGAAGAGTACGAAAGCTACCACAACAGAATGTCAGATCAATGGCTGAAAGATCTGGAACCACTCGGGACTGATTGGCATAAGCCATTTTTGGAGGTAGCCCCGTGCCTGATTATCATCTTCAAGCGAGTGTATGAGCTAGACCAAGATGGTAAAAAGCGAAACAACTATTATGTGAATGAGTCTGTAGGCTTATCAGCAGGAATGCTGTTGACAGCAATTCATCAAGCAGGGCTAGTCTCACTTACCCATACACCTAGTCCGATGAACTTTCTTCAGAAAATATTGGATCGCCCCGAAAACGAAAGACCTTACTTGTTGATTCCTGTAGGGTACCCTTCAGCGGGTGTTACAGTTCCAGACCTTACGAGAAAACAAGAAGATGAAGTAATTGTTTATTACTAA
- the metF gene encoding methylenetetrahydrofolate reductase [NAD(P)H], whose product MKITEHLAKAKKPLFSIELLPPLKGQSIQSFFDSIDPLIEFKPSFIDVTYHREEYIYKKRENGLLEKQKVRRRPSTVGICAAIMNRYHVDTVPHIICGGFSRKETEDALIDLSFLGVENLLVLRGDALKSEKAFAPHPEGNQFATDLICQVSNMNKGVFLEEVVQEQACTDFCIGVAGYPEKHFESPNMERDLFYLKQKVEMGAQYIVTQMFFDNQKYFSFVEKCREIGITVPIIPGLKPLITKKQMTVLPSIFKIDIPNELALEVEKCKNNDEVKQVGIEWGIQQCKELIEHDAPCLHFYTMNRSTSVQEIASALF is encoded by the coding sequence GTGAAAATAACCGAACATCTGGCTAAGGCAAAAAAGCCGCTTTTCTCAATAGAGCTACTGCCACCACTGAAGGGACAAAGTATTCAGTCTTTTTTTGACTCAATAGACCCCCTGATTGAGTTCAAGCCATCTTTTATTGATGTTACCTATCATAGGGAAGAGTATATTTACAAGAAAAGGGAGAATGGGCTATTGGAAAAGCAAAAGGTCCGAAGACGTCCCAGTACTGTAGGAATCTGTGCTGCGATTATGAATCGGTATCATGTAGACACAGTTCCACATATAATTTGTGGAGGTTTTAGCCGAAAGGAGACAGAGGATGCGTTGATTGACCTAAGTTTCTTGGGGGTTGAAAATCTATTGGTACTTCGAGGCGATGCACTGAAGTCAGAGAAGGCTTTTGCTCCTCATCCGGAGGGAAACCAATTTGCAACAGACTTGATTTGTCAGGTTTCGAATATGAATAAGGGAGTGTTTTTGGAAGAGGTTGTCCAAGAACAAGCTTGCACAGATTTTTGTATTGGCGTGGCAGGATATCCTGAAAAGCACTTTGAGTCGCCTAATATGGAAAGAGACCTTTTCTACTTGAAACAAAAAGTAGAGATGGGAGCGCAATATATCGTGACACAAATGTTTTTTGATAACCAGAAGTATTTTTCTTTTGTAGAAAAATGCAGGGAAATAGGTATTACAGTGCCTATTATTCCAGGACTAAAACCTCTTATTACAAAAAAACAGATGACTGTATTGCCAAGTATATTCAAGATTGATATTCCGAATGAGTTGGCTTTGGAAGTTGAGAAATGTAAGAATAATGATGAAGTGAAACAAGTCGGAATTGAGTGGGGAATACAACAATGCAAAGAGTTGATAGAGCATGATGCACCTTGTCTTCACTTTTATACCATGAACAGGTCAACCTCTGTTCAGGAGATTGCCTCAGCTCTTTTTTAG